A single Pradoshia eiseniae DNA region contains:
- a CDS encoding iron chelate uptake ABC transporter family permease subunit, which yields MQKNSTKLMVLAVIALVCMALFAFYNIQGSFSYAFPRRVERLIAMVITGTAIAYATVIFQTVTHNRLLTPSVMGVDSMYEVVQTVIYFTAGSASVFVVSRYLNFSLSIVAMVIFALLLYRFLFRADKYPIFLLLLAGMIIGTLLGSLVTFMQVIIDPVEYESLQARLFASFMNVKTELILMSIVILGVAFIYGYRLLRDLDVVSLGRDNAINLGVNYDRIVLKVLILSSILIATSTALVGPVTFLGLIVANLAYQYLATYKHSVLIAGASLISIIALVGGQFLVQHVFELSTTISVVINFVGGIYFIYLLLKESRKAE from the coding sequence GATGGTGCTGGCTGTTATTGCTCTCGTGTGTATGGCGCTCTTTGCCTTTTATAATATTCAAGGCAGTTTCAGCTATGCCTTTCCAAGACGTGTGGAACGTCTCATTGCGATGGTGATTACCGGTACGGCAATCGCTTATGCAACCGTTATCTTCCAAACAGTCACCCATAACCGATTATTAACTCCTTCTGTTATGGGGGTTGATTCGATGTATGAGGTTGTCCAGACGGTCATTTACTTTACGGCAGGGTCGGCCTCGGTCTTTGTTGTAAGCCGTTACTTAAACTTTAGTTTATCGATTGTGGCGATGGTAATTTTCGCCTTGCTTCTATACCGTTTTCTATTCCGGGCAGATAAATATCCAATCTTTCTCCTGCTCCTGGCAGGGATGATTATAGGGACACTCCTTGGCAGTCTTGTGACATTCATGCAGGTCATTATTGATCCGGTAGAATACGAGAGTTTGCAAGCTCGCCTGTTTGCCAGCTTCATGAACGTGAAGACCGAACTGATCCTTATGTCTATCGTCATTTTAGGTGTGGCCTTCATTTACGGCTACCGTTTATTGAGGGACTTGGATGTCGTTTCCTTGGGTCGGGATAATGCCATTAATCTTGGTGTGAACTATGACAGAATCGTATTGAAGGTATTGATTTTATCTTCCATCCTTATTGCTACATCTACGGCTTTAGTCGGTCCTGTTACCTTCTTAGGGTTAATTGTAGCTAATCTGGCCTATCAGTACTTGGCCACCTATAAGCATTCCGTCTTAATAGCCGGGGCGAGCTTAATCAGCATTATCGCGCTAGTCGGCGGACAATTTCTTGTCCAGCATGTGTTTGAACTCAGCACAACCATAAGTGTCGTCATTAACTTTGTCGGTGGAATTTACTTTATTTACTTATTACTAAAGGAAAGTAGGAAAGCAGAATGA